The Trachemys scripta elegans isolate TJP31775 chromosome 6, CAS_Tse_1.0, whole genome shotgun sequence genome includes a window with the following:
- the LOC117879649 gene encoding perilipin-3-like → MSIDENKTNAACLETDQEHQSVVSRVANLPLVSSTYDKVSTTYTATKEDHSLIKSVCGVAEMGAKTIATAAVDGVQPILTTLEPQIAAVNEYACKGLNKLEEKLPILQQPADKVISNTKELVSSTVIGTKDAVVSAVTEAKDVVTGMMGKTKETVQGSMDATRSVMTSSMSAVMESSVGQKVVSSIDTLLGKSEELVDFYLPITDEELVKFATSLEGFEVASVKQQRQPKSYYVRLGSLSTKLRQRAYQHSLGKVNQVGQSTKEALFQLQQTIDLIDYAKEAVGLKLHDGQEKLNQMWQEWSRREIGANEDKDSAKPELIESQTLAVSRSIIHHLQAICLTLVSSIQGLPANMQDRVQQILSGLEDLHASFSTAASFQDLSSSVLSQSREKVTKAQESLNELLEYVVHNIPLTWIVGPFASSGDSAVDDKVEKD, encoded by the exons ATGTCTATAgacgaaaacaaaacaaatgctgCTTGTCTAGAGACTGATCAGGAGCATCAG AGTGTAGTGAGTAGGGTGGCCAATCTGCCACTGGTCAGCTCTACCTATGACAAGGTTTCTACTACTTACACTGCCACTAAAGAAGACCATTCACTCATCAAGTCAGTCTGTGGTGTTGCAGAGATGGGAGCAAAGACAATTGCTACTGCTGCAGTTGATGGTGTACAACCAATTCTGACCACGCTTGAACCTCAGA TTGCAGCAGTAAATGAATATGCCTGTAAAGGACTGAACAAGCTGGAGGAGAAACTGCCAATTCTTCAACAGCCAGCTGATAAG gtGATCTCAAACACCAAGGAGCTAGTATCTTCCACAGTAATAGGCACCAAGGATGCAGTTGTCAGTGCTGTCACAGAAGCAAAGGATGTAGTAACTGGAATGATGGGCAAGACAAAAGAGACTGTGCAGGGTAGTATGGATGCCACCAGATCTGTAATGACTAGCAGCATGAGTGCTGTCATGGAATCAAGTGTGGGGCAGAAGGTTGTGAGCAGCATTGACACATTGCTAGGGAAATCAGAGGAACTGGTGGACTTCTACCTCCCTATAACAGATGAAGAATTAG TTAAGTTTGCAACATCTCTAGAGGGGTTTGAAGTGGCCTCGGTAAAGCAGCAGAGACAGCCAAAGAGTTACTATGTACGTTTGGGTTCCCTTTCAACCAAACTCCGCCAACGAGCCTACCAGCACTCCCTGGGCAAGGTGAACCAAGTTGGACAAAGTACAAAGGAGGCCCTCTTCCAGCTTCAGCAAACCATTGATCTG ATTGACTATGCTAAAGAGGCTGTGGGTCTGAAGCTTCATGATGGCCAAGAGAAGCTGAATCAAATGTGGCAGGAGTGGAGCAGGAGGGAGATAGGAGCAAATGAGGACAAAGACTCTGCAAAGCCAGAG CTGATTGAGTCTCAGACACTGGCTGTTTCACGTAGCATCATCCATCACTTGCAGGCCATCTGTCTCACCCTAGTATCCAGCATCCAGGGCCTCCCAGCCAATATGCAGGACCGGGTCCAACAGATCCTAAGCGGCCTAGAAGACCTCCATGCTTCCTTCTCTACTGCTGCTTCCTTCCAGGATCTCTCCAGCAGTGTCCTCTCCCAGAGCAGAGAGAAGGTGACCAAAGCACAGGAGTCTCTGAATGAGCTTCTGGAGTATGTGGTGCACAACATTCCCCTCACATGGATTGTGGGACCCTTTGCTTCATCTGGAGACTCTGCAGTGGATGATAAAGTGGAGAAGGACTAG